The Thermococcus eurythermalis genomic sequence CCTTTATCGTGACGTAGAGGGGCATTTGGCTTTCGCCGGCGCGGAAGGTGAGCTCAAACCTGCCAGTCTCGGCGGACGTTTTCACGACTATGGTGACCTGGGCGCTCTCGCCGTGTCTGAGGTAGACGCCGTTGATATCCGAGCTTCCGTCGGTTATTCTGGCGCTCCACCCCGGCGGGACATCAACCGAGAGCGGGACGAAAGCGTCGCCGCCTTCGTTCTTCACGGTAACCTGGAACGAGATCTCCCCACCTGGTGCCGTTATTTTGCTTGGAAACTGGGCCTCCAGGACTATGTTTCCTGGGGAATCCTCAACGCGGACGTCATCACCGATAAGGATTATGCGAACCGTGCCCTCGTTGTATTTGAGGCTCCCCGCCGTTAGATTCAATCCTTCGGCGATTTCCACCGTGTCCCCAAAGGAGAGCACGTAGGTTGTCCCGTTTACTCTGATGGCCGCCCTCCCGTCGCTCGAAAAGTCCACGAACTCAACTGGAATTCCGTTGACCCTTATGCTCTGGCCAACGTGGAGGGTTACGGTGATTGCTTTGGCAGACGCTACCGGCGTGACCAAGAGGAGAAAAAGAATCAGAGCGAGGGCCTTTTTCATTCCCATCACCTTATCTCAGCTCTAACAAAGCCGAGGTACGCCGCAACGAAGCCCACGACGAGATACGCCATCATGAAGACTATCTCCTTCTTTGCAAAGGACAGGCTCTCTGCCAGGCTGTACGTTGGCTCTTCGGAGTCGTCCATTCCAATCGGGAACATGACGTCTTCCCATGAGCGTGCGTGGGGGTTCAGGACGTACTGGGATATCTGCTCGAAGTCCGCCTGCGGCGACAGGCTGCTAATTGTCTCAACGGTCTCGAAGTATTTCTTGTTCCACTCCTTCATTTGCTCCTCGTATTCTTCCCACAGCTTCTCCTGCTCTTTCAGCTGTTCCAGCGTCATGTTCTCAAAGTTACCTGGGTCGTACGTGGGGGGCTGTGGTCGCGGGCCGGCCACGTGGTCCGCCACTATCGGAGCTATGGACTCAAAAACTACCGTGACCGCCAGGAAGAGCACGAGGGCGTACATCAGGGCGCTGCCGCTGGACTTGGAGTGTGCCGAGAACGCCACGGCTATCCCGAAGAACACCAGGAGGTAGACGTATGCAAAGACGAAGTAAACTGCCAGCCTCGTGACCGATGTGCTGTCCACGTTAACTCCCATCCACATCAGCGCTCCGAGGATAACGAGGAACGTTATGAAGACCGCCACGGCGAGCGTAACGGCACCGCCTATGAGCTTGCCAAGTATTATCTGGTCTCTGTAGACGGGGTGCCCCATGAGGACTTTCAGGGTTCTCTCCTCCCTCTCTCTGGTTATGGCGTCAAAGCCGAGGGCAAGGGCGAATATTCCCCCCGCGAGGCCCAGGTAATGCGTGACGCCCCACATGACCTCATAGACCTCTGGGCTTTCTCCTTCCTCGGTCATCCACGACATCATGCCCGTCTTTACCTGGACCAGCGCGAGCAGGGTTATGAGGAGCAGGAACCCGAAGAGAACCAAGAAGCGCCTGCTGGTTATGTAGTCGCGGAACTCTTTGGCCGCTATAGCTCCTATCATTCTCTCTCCCTCCCGTAAACCAGCTCAAGAAAGACCTCCTCGAGGGTCGGCTCGTGGAGGTGGATGTCGGTGACGGTGTAACCCATTCCCGTCAGCTCCCTAATCAGGTCTTCGCGGACGTCCCGTGAGGCGTATACGGTTATCCTGTTCGGTCCTTCCCTGTGCCAGTCAGTAACCTCCGTGCTCAGCCCGCTTATTTCGAGCGGCTGCTTCGTCTCCACGGTTATGACGACCCTTCCCTCAATGAACTTCCGCTTAATCTCCTCCTGACTGCCGCTTGCGAGGAGTTTTCCCCGGGAGATTATGCCGATTTCATCGCTAACCTCCTCGACCTCCGGGAGTATGTGTGACGAGAAGAACACTGTCTTTCCGTCCTTTTTCAGCTCCCTTATAAGCTCCCTCATCTCGATGACTCCGCGCGGGTCGAGGCCGTTGGTCGGCTCGTCAAGGAAGAGCACTTCTGGGTCGTTTATGAGGGCCTGTGCGAGTAAAAGGCGCTGCTTCATGCCTGTGGAGAACTCCCCGGCCTTCTTGTTCGCGACTTCTCTGAGCCCGACGAGGTCGAGCAGTTCCTTTGCTCTCTTCTCGGCCTCGTTCCGGGGCATCCGGTAGAACTTGGAAAAGTACAGGAGGTTGTCGAGGGCGCTCATGTTCGGGTAGAGGCCCCCCTCAGCCGGCATGAACCCGGTTATCCTCTTGACTTCGACTGGCTTTTCCATCACGTTGATTCCTGCTATGTACGCCGTCCCCTCCGTGGGCTCCACGAGGCCCAGGAGCATGAGGATTGTCGTTGTTTTGCCCGCCCCGTTGGGGCCCAGGAACCCGTAAACGGTGCCTTTCTTGACCTTGAGGTTGAGGTGGTCAACTGCGACTGTTCCATTGTAAACTTTAGTCAAGTTTTCTGTCTCTATTGCGTACACATGAACCACCATATGGGGGAAAAACTCTGGGACATATAAACCTTTCTGAAATTAAATCGTCGTTAGTAAAGCAAAGGTTTTTATCTGTGCTGAGAACTCGCCTTATGCGCTTCAAACCGAGACCCTTCAACGAACTCATTGGCTTCCGCTGTCTCTACTGCCTCGACTGCTGCAGGGGGAGACACATCTACCTGACCCTAAAGGATATAGAGCGAATAACTAAAGCTGGCTATGACCCTCAGGACTTCGTAACGTTCTCAATTGAGGGCGACAAGGTGCGCTTCGTTTTAGCTGTGAGGGAGTGGGACTTGGGCTGTGTCTTCCACGACCCTGAGACTGGTAAGTGCACGATTCACAAAGTTAGGCCTCTCATATGCCGCATCTACCCGTTTATGGTTTCAAGAAAGCCCCTCGGCGTGGAAGGGGAAAAGCCCTTCCACTACAGAGGCCAGGAGCTCTGGCTCTACTACGACGGGAGCTGTCTAGGAGTAAACGCCGACGAGCCTGAAACAACAATAACGCCTGAAGAGATAGCGGAGCTCGGCCTTGAGTTCGAGGAGGAGTTTGAGAGAACTGATATAGAGGGTTTCTCGGAGCTTTTGGAGGGGCTCGAAGGCTAAGCTTTTAAGCCCCCTGCCGATGTCAGAAACATGAGCAAGGAACTCCGCTACCGACGGGCTTCGGCCTGGGAGTACGACTTAATCCTCCGCGAGGCCGAGAAGTACGGTGAGCTTGAGCACCACTTCTTCGCCGTCGTTGAGGGTAGGTTCAGGGACGTTTACGCCGTCAACGGGAGGGTGTGGGCCGAGATTGAGGGCCTAAAAATCAAGCCCTACGCCTACGGAACCTTCGTCGGCACGATTAAGGTTGATAAGAACCTCGTGGAAAAGTTTTACCCCAACGTCGAGTTCTTCTACTTCGTTGAGGTCGAGAAGAACTACGCGGTTCTAAGCCCAAAGGCGGGCTTTCTGTTCACGACTGGCAAGGACGTGCCTAGGAGCGGTGTCCGAAAATACGTCTGGCAGGGGACTAAGAAGCTGGTAATATACGACGAGAACGGCGTTATCCTCGGTATCGGTAGGATAAACCCTGAGAGCAACCGGAAGTTCATTCTCAACGTCACTGACATCGGGGAGTTTCTGAGGAGGAACCGCTGAATTCAAATCGGTCCAGTGCCTCATGCTGCTTAAAAATCCCCAAGGTGGGCAGAGCACCATGGGTTTCCACCGAGAATACCTTGCAGAGTTGGATTTATACGTATAGTACTATGAAGATACTTTTGTTTAACAAAAGTTTTATATGGTTCAACTTTGCTCATTACATTCAACGGGCGTTAAACAGTCGAAACTCTTTTAAACTCTTATAAGTTAGTAAGACTTCGAAAAGGCCACCGAGAAACAACCCGACGAGATGAGGGGTTTCGCGTTACCCTCCAGCATTGGAGGGTTGACGCCGTAAGGCGTCCTCTCAAGACTGCCCGCTGTGGCAGTCAAAAGCTCTGATGGGTGGCCTCTAAAATGATAACCCCGAACCGCTCTGCGGTAGGGGTAACGGGCCTTAGACCGGGCCTGCGGGCTGGAGCCGAAACCGGCAACGGGAGTAGGTGATGGGCCCGCAAACCCTCCCGTCAATGGCTAGGGTAGTTCGTTAGAACCCTTGCCCTTTAGGGCGGGGAGGAGGTCAGAGTGAATGCCTTTAACGGAGGTGATATGTGTGAAAAATCCTGTGAAACTTGGATTGCTCCTCTGTCTTGTTAGTTTGGTCTCTCTGGCCAGCGTATCGGCATGGAGCTCGAAGGCTGTCTCTTCCTCATCAGGATGCTGGAGAATGTATGACCATGACGCGGACACCCCCCAGTGGGCCCCAGATGAATGGGTCTGGGCGGGTGTCTCAGGATGGCTTAACATATGCGATGGAAAAATAACCGTAGACACTTCAACCGTGAGGCATGTTGCATACTGGTCCGGCGTCAAGGTGGACAGGTCGCGGGTGGTAAAATACACCGGAGCAAGGGTTTCATACACAAAGATACCCTACGAGAGGTACAATGGTGATACCGGGGAGGCCTTTGCGCTGATTCCTCACTTCTACAAGCACTGACTCGGGTGACCTCGCGTGCGGGCTGAGATTGTGCTTGCCCTCTGCATTCTAATCTTTTATCTGGGAACCACCCCAGTGTCTGCCGCTCCGTTCTGGCTAAAGCCTGGAACTTATGTGAACTACACCGTTGTCGTCCCGGAGGACGCCCGCTTTGGGATAAACGACATCATGGTCAAAGTTGATATGCTCAACGAGCGCTCCTTTGAGGCGCTTTCTCGCTACCTAAACGTTTCTCGGGGTGAGAACTACGTTACCGTTCTCTGGCCGATGGGGACGTCTTACCTCTCCTTTAAAGTCCTCTCTGTGGACAATACGACGGCTAAAATCCGCGTCAGGCTTGAGCTCCATAACGTGGTAATTGAAAGTCCCGACATCGCGAACGCGAGCGTTCTGGTGTTCTCGGAAGTTCTTACGCTCGACCTTGAGACTGGGGCCTACATCGTAAACGGCACACCCGTTGCCAGGCCGAGCTTCTTCATTGACCCGTCCGCCCCTCCTGAGCCCGGCGCGCTTCTCCTGAACGTCACGGTTCCGGAGGGCGGAAACTGGGTGATGCGGGTTGAGAACCTGAGCTACTCCCGCTATAAAGACTTTGAAGTCCTGACATACCTGCGTACCTTCCATCCGCCGTTCATATATCTTGAATCCGATGTGGTGCCGTTCAGCCTCAGCGGCCCCAACTACAGCTGCTCTGGCGGAACTTCGTTCTCGGCGCTCTATGACTCATCGACCGGCCTTATGATAGCATCAGACCTGAGTGCAACCCCTCCCGAATTCGTCCTCATGGGGATTATCAGATCCAGCATGGAGGACGTGAACGCTTCCAGGGCCCTCCGCAGATTCCTCTCTGAGGGTGCAGACAAGCGCTGGCTTCAGGGCTGGAACCTCTATGCGACCAACGTGGGGTTTCCAGAGGAACGTTCGTTAGAGAGGCCGACCAGCCCCCTCGCATACTACTTTGCGTTCACTGTTCTTGTCGCCTTTGCAGTCGGTTTTAGGGACTTTAGGAGGTGGATTGGATGAAAATTCTTCGCTGGGAGCTTGGAGACCCGCTGAACCTCGCCGCGTTTGCCTTTGGTTTCCTGCTCATCGGCACTTCCCTGTTCATTGGGGGGATTAGGGTATCGAATCACTTTATGGTGTTCCCTCCTGAGGAGGACTCTCTCGTGGCTTTTTCATACCGGGCCATGGGGGTCAGCGTTCCCCTTCTGTCCGAAAGGGTGTATACGTCTTTTATTCTGACCGCCGTCCTCCTGTCATCTCTGGTTCTGAGAAACGATAGAGACACTCGCTTTGCTCTTTCAGTTTACTCCCTACCCGTGGGGAGGAAAAGGCTTGTTCTCTCCAAGGTTCTGGCAGTTTTTGTACTGCTGTT encodes the following:
- a CDS encoding YkgJ family cysteine cluster protein, with protein sequence MRFKPRPFNELIGFRCLYCLDCCRGRHIYLTLKDIERITKAGYDPQDFVTFSIEGDKVRFVLAVREWDLGCVFHDPETGKCTIHKVRPLICRIYPFMVSRKPLGVEGEKPFHYRGQELWLYYDGSCLGVNADEPETTITPEEIAELGLEFEEEFERTDIEGFSELLEGLEG
- a CDS encoding ABC transporter ATP-binding protein gives rise to the protein MVVHVYAIETENLTKVYNGTVAVDHLNLKVKKGTVYGFLGPNGAGKTTTILMLLGLVEPTEGTAYIAGINVMEKPVEVKRITGFMPAEGGLYPNMSALDNLLYFSKFYRMPRNEAEKRAKELLDLVGLREVANKKAGEFSTGMKQRLLLAQALINDPEVLFLDEPTNGLDPRGVIEMRELIRELKKDGKTVFFSSHILPEVEEVSDEIGIISRGKLLASGSQEEIKRKFIEGRVVITVETKQPLEISGLSTEVTDWHREGPNRITVYASRDVREDLIRELTGMGYTVTDIHLHEPTLEEVFLELVYGRERE
- a CDS encoding ABC transporter permease yields the protein MIGAIAAKEFRDYITSRRFLVLFGFLLLITLLALVQVKTGMMSWMTEEGESPEVYEVMWGVTHYLGLAGGIFALALGFDAITREREERTLKVLMGHPVYRDQIILGKLIGGAVTLAVAVFITFLVILGALMWMGVNVDSTSVTRLAVYFVFAYVYLLVFFGIAVAFSAHSKSSGSALMYALVLFLAVTVVFESIAPIVADHVAGPRPQPPTYDPGNFENMTLEQLKEQEKLWEEYEEQMKEWNKKYFETVETISSLSPQADFEQISQYVLNPHARSWEDVMFPIGMDDSEEPTYSLAESLSFAKKEIVFMMAYLVVGFVAAYLGFVRAEIR
- a CDS encoding PUA domain-containing protein, with product MSKELRYRRASAWEYDLILREAEKYGELEHHFFAVVEGRFRDVYAVNGRVWAEIEGLKIKPYAYGTFVGTIKVDKNLVEKFYPNVEFFYFVEVEKNYAVLSPKAGFLFTTGKDVPRSGVRKYVWQGTKKLVIYDENGVILGIGRINPESNRKFILNVTDIGEFLRRNR